The Leptospira johnsonii genome window below encodes:
- a CDS encoding SpoIIE family protein phosphatase translates to MSYTSSRAGSFQNKWKAILGFFKKDPDRELYKKEYTEDLKRQTRTIQYPGAVLAMFVWLGFAFGTDQKLHPEFPELFYFRIGFSLVGVLSLIFLLLDTLFKIPTRKYSLEMAYVYIAYLLLCTSFFTGRIADDPNYVSGLQIALITIAFVPLPKRSYYIFLIFSILSFLSSILIYSPNLSTPQAAYSMQNLGIAYILTLVFSIILERYRFVSFVSRFKIQESNREISEKMQLIQALKEKQDGDYFLTALLLSPLIKLDNSENSGVKVEFLLDQYKKFSFKEKDYELGGDFLSAYIIKIQDREYTAFINGDAMGKSIQGAGGALVLGSVFNSIISRTRLSPEIQSKSPERWLKEAFIDLQNVFETFDGFMLISAVLGIVEHTTGVMYYINAEHPWPVLYRDGKAMFLGSESNIRKLGISEIFGSKIQVQTFRMLPGDTIFSGSDGRDDLVLEEDFSGKRIMNEDETIFLASVEESGGELKTIRRSLISRGKLSDDLSILSISYNPSRNPYMEDKKSIMEAESAFQKGNTKDAINILEEGLKRSGKVGESYFPQVAKLLSKWYDKISEFKKAAEWAEKSLSWDPSETDLLFYSSILWKKAFTQKKDTEYLKSAAELGEKLRVRSPNHFKNLINLSDIYRLLGNSFRAKKLLDEASLLSPDDPKIAELKKRL, encoded by the coding sequence ATGTCATATACTTCCTCCCGGGCAGGTAGTTTTCAAAACAAATGGAAAGCAATTCTAGGTTTTTTTAAAAAGGACCCGGATAGAGAATTATATAAGAAAGAATATACTGAAGATCTAAAAAGGCAAACTCGCACGATCCAATATCCTGGTGCAGTGCTTGCAATGTTTGTTTGGTTGGGTTTCGCATTCGGAACGGACCAAAAACTACATCCTGAATTTCCAGAATTATTCTATTTCCGGATTGGTTTCTCATTAGTAGGCGTCCTTAGTTTAATTTTCCTTCTCTTGGACACGTTGTTCAAGATTCCTACTCGTAAATATAGTTTGGAAATGGCGTATGTATACATCGCCTATCTATTACTTTGTACATCCTTTTTTACCGGCAGAATAGCGGATGATCCGAATTACGTATCCGGTCTCCAAATCGCTCTGATCACTATCGCGTTTGTCCCTCTCCCTAAGAGATCGTATTATATATTCTTAATATTTTCGATTTTATCCTTTTTGAGTTCTATCCTGATATACTCTCCAAATTTGAGCACTCCGCAAGCTGCTTATTCCATGCAGAACTTGGGGATCGCATACATTCTCACACTAGTATTTTCCATAATTCTGGAAAGATATCGATTCGTAAGTTTTGTAAGCAGATTTAAGATCCAGGAAAGTAATAGGGAAATTTCCGAAAAAATGCAACTGATCCAAGCTTTGAAAGAAAAGCAGGACGGGGATTATTTTTTAACTGCGCTACTTCTTTCGCCTCTGATCAAACTGGACAATTCCGAAAATTCGGGAGTCAAAGTGGAATTCCTACTAGATCAGTACAAAAAGTTCTCCTTTAAAGAGAAGGACTATGAACTGGGTGGAGACTTCTTAAGCGCTTATATAATAAAGATCCAGGATAGAGAATACACAGCGTTCATCAATGGGGATGCAATGGGAAAATCTATCCAGGGTGCCGGTGGAGCCTTGGTATTAGGTTCCGTATTCAATTCTATCATTAGCCGCACTAGACTCTCTCCGGAGATACAATCCAAATCTCCGGAACGTTGGTTGAAAGAAGCATTTATAGATCTACAGAACGTATTCGAGACATTCGACGGATTTATGCTGATCTCTGCTGTTTTAGGGATCGTAGAACATACTACCGGGGTTATGTATTATATCAATGCCGAACATCCTTGGCCAGTTCTATATAGAGATGGGAAAGCAATGTTCTTAGGATCGGAATCCAATATTCGTAAATTAGGGATTTCTGAAATATTCGGCTCCAAGATCCAGGTCCAAACATTCCGTATGCTTCCTGGAGACACGATCTTCAGCGGATCAGACGGAAGAGATGATCTAGTCTTAGAAGAGGATTTTTCCGGTAAAAGGATCATGAACGAGGATGAGACAATCTTCTTAGCGTCGGTGGAAGAAAGTGGAGGAGAATTAAAAACGATCCGCAGATCCCTGATCAGCAGAGGAAAACTTTCCGACGATTTAAGTATATTATCTATTTCTTATAATCCTTCTAGAAATCCGTATATGGAAGACAAAAAATCCATTATGGAAGCAGAGTCGGCTTTCCAAAAAGGAAACACAAAAGACGCGATAAACATCTTAGAAGAAGGCCTAAAAAGATCAGGTAAAGTAGGAGAAAGTTATTTTCCTCAGGTAGCCAAACTTCTTTCCAAATGGTACGATAAAATATCCGAATTCAAAAAAGCGGCAGAATGGGCGGAGAAGTCCTTATCCTGGGACCCTTCGGAAACGGACCTGCTATTCTATTCTTCTATCCTTTGGAAAAAGGCTTTTACCCAGAAAAAAGATACTGAATACTTAAAATCTGCTGCAGAGTTAGGAGAGAAGTTAAGAGTTCGTTCTCCTAATCACTTCAAAAACTTGATCAATCTGTCGGATATTTATAGATTACTTGGAAATTCATTCAGGGCTAAAAAGTTATTGGATGAGGCCTCCCTTCTTTCACCAGATGATCCAAAGATCGCGGAATTAAAAAAACGTCTATAG